In one Phyllostomus discolor isolate MPI-MPIP mPhyDis1 chromosome 8, mPhyDis1.pri.v3, whole genome shotgun sequence genomic region, the following are encoded:
- the LOC114503833 gene encoding gastric inhibitory polypeptide isoform X2 produces the protein MKISLLLVSLLLAVVLGDEGEGHSRFHAEGRGSGPRGRRYAEGTFISDYSIAMDKIRQQDFVNWLLAQKGKRNDWKHSIAQREAQAPELAHQSNRKKEAREQRGALLKKPGDEDSLKNFLIAELLAWMADQTELCRLR, from the exons ATGAAGATCTCTCTGCTGCTGGTGTCCCTGCTCCTGGCAGTGGTGCTAGGAGATGAAGGAGAGGGTCATTCCAG ATTCCACGCTGAGGGCAGAGGCTCGGGACCCCGAGGCCGCAGGTACGCCGAGGGGACTTTCATCAGTGACTACAGCATCGCCATGGACAAGATCCGCCAACAGGACTTCGTGAACTGGCTGCTGGcgcagaaggggaagaggaacgA CTGGAAGCACAGCATCGCTCAGAGGgaggcccaggccccagagctGGCCCATCAATCTAACAGGAAGAAGGAGGCCAGGGAGCAGCGGGG CGCCCTGCTCAAGAAGCCTGGTGACGAAGATTCGCTGAAGAACTTTCTGATTGCGGAGCTGCTGGCCTGGATGGCGGACCAGACGGAGCTCTGCAGGCTCAGGTAG
- the LOC114503833 gene encoding gastric inhibitory polypeptide isoform X1, with translation MKISLLLVSLLLAVVLGDEGEGHSRFHAEGRGSGPRGRRYAEGTFISDYSIAMDKIRQQDFVNWLLAQKGKRNDWKHSIAQREAQAPELAHQSNRKKEAREQRGALLKKPGDEDSLKNFLIAELLAWMADQTELCRLRLQ, from the exons ATGAAGATCTCTCTGCTGCTGGTGTCCCTGCTCCTGGCAGTGGTGCTAGGAGATGAAGGAGAGGGTCATTCCAG ATTCCACGCTGAGGGCAGAGGCTCGGGACCCCGAGGCCGCAGGTACGCCGAGGGGACTTTCATCAGTGACTACAGCATCGCCATGGACAAGATCCGCCAACAGGACTTCGTGAACTGGCTGCTGGcgcagaaggggaagaggaacgA CTGGAAGCACAGCATCGCTCAGAGGgaggcccaggccccagagctGGCCCATCAATCTAACAGGAAGAAGGAGGCCAGGGAGCAGCGGGG CGCCCTGCTCAAGAAGCCTGGTGACGAAGATTCGCTGAAGAACTTTCTGATTGCGGAGCTGCTGGCCTGGATGGCGGACCAGACGGAGCTCTGCAGGCTCAG GTTGCAGTGA